The Sediminitomix flava genome window below encodes:
- a CDS encoding S8 family peptidase yields the protein MLNFLSSLYPISLFLMVAVFATWYTFDLKGIRHRLFGYAKITSASIFLLSFFVSYKLEWATLLWLARDISIFVVLMSLYETFLKYKLITSTVVLTISSGIGFNMYQAGNLNFHSASSSFSANKGAELLINIKNTDQLAELQSLLKPFDASFAEAFPHLQSKGITDLDECYTIDLKDASQQTKLIEALRSSGLVDWVEENETIKLKPNKSEKVSSAKKNWKHLNDPLLTNVWEFNYLEINELSASLRKLKPKKKASIYILDTGVDGNHEDLNANYISLDKKYDSDTDIHGTHCAGIASAVSNNKLGIASLNFENKFTTITGITVLPNGSGTQEAIIDGIILAADNGADVISMSLGGRSNDKRQRAYNKAIEYANKKGAIVVVAAGNEAQNATKSVPASCKNVITVSAVGNELQMADFSNFVNDIEYKVAAPGVGILSTVPNNKYESLDGTSMATPYVAGIIGILKSLSPELTTAEVYKILSETGIDTNETKLTGKFIQPNKALNKLDLSSSIWDWIWKVLFNFNPLK from the coding sequence ATGCTTAACTTTTTATCTTCCTTATACCCGATCTCATTATTTTTGATGGTTGCCGTGTTTGCAACATGGTATACTTTCGATTTAAAAGGTATTCGTCACCGCCTGTTTGGTTATGCCAAAATCACATCGGCTAGTATCTTTCTTCTAAGCTTCTTTGTTAGCTATAAATTAGAGTGGGCTACCCTACTCTGGCTAGCTAGAGATATAAGTATTTTTGTTGTGCTGATGTCTCTTTATGAAACCTTCCTCAAATATAAACTTATCACAAGTACTGTAGTATTAACTATAAGTTCAGGTATTGGATTTAATATGTACCAAGCTGGAAATCTTAATTTTCATTCGGCTTCTTCTAGTTTTTCAGCAAATAAAGGCGCAGAACTCCTCATAAATATCAAAAATACTGACCAGCTCGCAGAATTACAGAGCTTACTCAAACCCTTTGATGCTAGTTTTGCAGAGGCTTTTCCACATCTTCAAAGTAAAGGAATTACAGATTTAGATGAATGCTATACCATAGATTTAAAAGATGCTTCGCAGCAGACAAAGTTAATTGAAGCTTTAAGATCATCAGGATTGGTTGATTGGGTGGAAGAAAATGAAACAATAAAGCTAAAGCCAAACAAGTCTGAAAAAGTCAGTTCCGCAAAGAAAAATTGGAAACATCTGAACGACCCATTATTGACTAATGTGTGGGAGTTTAACTACCTTGAAATCAATGAACTTTCGGCAAGTCTTAGAAAACTTAAACCAAAGAAAAAGGCGAGTATTTATATACTTGATACTGGAGTTGATGGGAATCATGAAGACTTAAATGCTAACTATATTTCCTTAGATAAAAAATATGATAGCGATACAGATATTCATGGAACACACTGTGCAGGTATTGCGAGTGCTGTTTCTAACAATAAATTAGGTATTGCTTCTCTAAATTTTGAAAACAAATTCACTACCATCACAGGAATTACAGTTCTTCCGAATGGTTCAGGTACCCAAGAAGCAATCATAGACGGAATAATTCTCGCAGCAGATAATGGTGCTGATGTAATATCAATGTCGTTAGGTGGTAGGTCAAATGACAAACGTCAAAGAGCTTATAATAAAGCGATTGAGTATGCAAATAAAAAAGGTGCTATTGTAGTTGTTGCAGCAGGAAATGAAGCTCAAAACGCAACAAAATCTGTCCCTGCATCTTGTAAAAATGTGATCACTGTTTCAGCAGTAGGCAATGAATTACAAATGGCCGATTTTTCAAACTTCGTAAACGATATCGAATACAAAGTAGCTGCTCCAGGAGTTGGAATTCTTTCAACCGTACCTAATAACAAATACGAAAGCTTAGATGGAACATCTATGGCCACTCCTTATGTAGCTGGAATTATAGGAATCCTCAAATCTCTATCTCCAGAGCTTACAACGGCTGAGGTTTACAAGATTTTAAGTGAAAC